Below is a window of Gossypium hirsutum isolate 1008001.06 chromosome A12, Gossypium_hirsutum_v2.1, whole genome shotgun sequence DNA.
GAATTATCCCCaaattattcatcaaaacattatAGTAACATGAATAGAACATGACAAATAGTATTATCcaataatttcttttaataagaaataaataaccAAATTTTGGGGTCAATATATTGACTTTAATATCATGATAGCTATGGCAATCCCAATAtaaatgcatttatgaaaataaacagataaaaaattgagcaaaaaaatatgtaatttgtACCCGAATTTTAGTAATGAATTTCTTTATATCTAATTGgtacttaaatttatattttgttattcatGTTGGTATTTTCGCACTAACATTATTATTGTGTTAATGTGGTCACTAACATCCAATTTGTTGGGACACGTggcaaatattaattaaaattttaaaaaatctttaaaaatatataaattaattttaaattttaaatttttcacatAAAAAATGAACCGAGACAAATAGTTGTCAAAATACATTTGAACTTAAACGTCATTTGTCCATATTCATTCTAgatgtatttttaaattaatttatagattttttatttctttttcataaaatacTAGTTTTTAagtaattgttattttaaaaatatataaatttatattcaattaaaGATAGATAAAAAGTAcataatatattgaaaaatatataaaaaattacaataaataatatataaatataaaaaacttttaaatttataaaaatagataaatagatAAAAGAACTAAAATCACATCTACAACGAATTTGGACAAACGGTTATCCAGATGCATTTAAATTTGATAACTATTTATTAGGTTTACtttgatgtaaaattttttttataatttatattcttgaatttcaaaataatagTAACCtggtattttataataaaaaattaaaaacatataaacttactaaaaaaTATCTGAAATGAATCTGAACATATGACTGTCCAAATTCAAATGTATCTGGATAACTAATtgtctaaattcattattaatgtgaaaaaagtatattttttattaaattatatatttctaaatactttttaattttttaatttatgattatcATATATTATCATTAGATTGGACATTAATATTACGTCAATATAAACTGTTATTATTAGTACAAAGATATTAacctaaataacaaaatataaatttaaatactaattaaataaatgaaaaaaatttaaggtttagggtttatctCTCATCATCAGCATTGACTAGGAAAGGGTTTAAACTTTAGTACGACATTACAAACCCCATAGCCGCTCACAAATATGACGACGTACccataaaaagaaaaaacctgCAGCAAAGATTAGGTTGTCTTTGTCTCTGTGCAGATGACAAGGCAACAAGTATGCCTGGTAAAGTTGCAACCTCGTAATTAATGCACGACAATGTCACGCATTAAGGAGGACCaataaaaaaccttaaaaatactGCAACAACGAGTCTTAAAAGGCATATGCCGACAGTGTCTTGGTTCTGTTCTAACCCCACCTCTAATCTctaattatcaaaaaaatttcaaaatttatatttttttaatttatttttcattttttagttaaatttcatcattaattttttttaaaaaatcaaaccacttatttttaaaggaaatgcagataaaaacattaaatttttaacgaTATTAGTATGTAATTCACatgataatttatttgtatttcatgttaatatgatattatttattttatatgttacgtttataaataatttataaattataaaaaaaattaattttttttaaaatataaagtttaCGTGGATTAACATGTGAATtgttatgtattatttttattaaaaaaacaacaatttatttttcaaaaagttaatttaaattaatttttttaaatttaataatcaaatttaataaaaataaaaataaatttgataaaaatataaactttaatagttaaatttgttgttgtacctataaaaataattaaaaaaaggatATTTTTTTATTCCAGTGGTGGGCTAGGCCTCATTGTGCCACCATCAACACTATTTGCATACGTATATTCCCCGCCAGTTCTTGTGGTCTTGCTCTCATTTTACCCACTTTTTCCTACGCGTTCAAATGCATCTGTCATGTTATGTAATAATAATGATGTGTCGTAGACATCCATGTCACCAACCTAATccattttttcttcaatttaatccGTTTGAACCTTAAAGATAATATTTTGAAAAGAGTAATTATAGATTTTAAACCCCAAATATAGATCATAAAATAGacatacaaaatataaaaaaaatagtttcattGTGGTTAAGTTATAAAGCAGAAAAGGTTTTGATTTGGTGTTGgatatttaatataagtgttaaCATCACTATTAACATTCTGTGTATTTTATTGACACAGCTGTGAAACTCAATGAGCTGTGGAAGTGGATAATAATGCCTTATAGGTTGATATGAATCACTTCACTCAGACCACCCAAAGTTGGGTGGGGGTTATGTGATTGCTAAGGTGGTGTGGATTATAGTGGTAGCTGTGAAGCTTCTTAAGTTTCTCTTTGAATCTTGCATAAACTATTGAAGCCTATTGTGCCAACATAAATGAGAATTGCTCAACCGGCTCTTTTGAGACAAATGAGTAAAGCCAATACATGCTAATTGAGGTCCGAATCCATTTTTAATTATCAACACACAAATCTTGAACCCATAGTGTAGTAGTATTGTTATCTTGTATCTCTTGAGCTCATTTTTGTGTTATTCTAACATCATGAGTCTACATTTCGTGACTCTATACCATGGAGATCACAACCTTGATATGGATAGAGTATCTGTCAttcacatattatatatatttgtcatTTTGGTATAATAGTTCATACATACGATGATAAAATATTAGTAGGTTGACTAAATCTTAAAAAGCCCGAAATCAATACATAGACAACACGTGGCATCTTAAGAAATGATTAGAGATAGCCCATTAAAAGCCTACAAATATCAAGATAGAAGGCCTATACACTCTCTCTCCTCTAATTTCCTCGGCTCTTTCTCCCATCTTCTCTCTTGCAATCACGTTTTGATTACCTTAATTCTCCTACAATTCTTTGCCATTCGAGTGAATCATCACTAACTACCACAACATTTTCCTTGTATAACaagtaataattgaatttaatgcAAATAgtaaatagattcggatattaaaataaatttacaaattcaaatttaaaattcacaaaaatgaaaaataccCAACCTAATGATCCAAGTTGAGAGCAATTTATTGCATGTGCAAAAAATGAATGTTAAAATATGCCATTAGTTTTTGTGCTTTCACAAAACGTAAGATTTAGTCGTtgtacttaaaaatttaaaaataaagtcctcttagtttttttatttaaaaacattttctaTTAAGATTtgtcaatttgaaattttgattaggtTGACCTCGTATAATGTGGCATATGATTAACAAGAGATAAAAACaataagttgacaaattttgGTAGAAACTACCAATGACGATAATTATGGACTAggatttttaaatagaaaaagtaggattaaaaatttaacttttaaagtataaggactaaagcTCAAATTATATACAAATACGAGGATGAATAGcagattttaaccaaaaaatgaATTGTACTACCCTTCATTAACGGTCCCCGGGTATGTTTCAGTCCATTGGGCCTTTTGGAGcccaaaaatatgaaattaatccCTTGATATTGCTGGATTTTAAATCCAAGCAGGATAGCGCGAAATAAACGGTGCCGTTTGTTCTGCCTTCCCTATTTCTTCTCCCCTAATGCTAAAACCCTGATCAAATGCCTTACGGATTCAACAAAAACACAATGTTGATGCGCTACGTTCGTTCGCCCCTCATCGCGTCGCGTTTTTTCTCGACGGCAGCGTTGGTAGAGAAAGCAGTACCAAATAATGAAGTCGCTCCGAAAAGTGGCGGTGGAGGTCGACGAAACACGTTGGGACGGAGGCTTATAGGCCTTGTGTATCCGAAACACAGCGCTGTAGCTACAATACAGAAATGGAAAGAGGAAGGTCGTACGGTCAGAAAGTATGAGCTCAATAGAGTCGTTCGAGAGCTTCGTAAGCTCAAGCGCTATAAGCACGCCCTCGAGGTATATGCTTACTTTAACTTTGaacttaattttcattttcagttGAGAACTATCCCTATTTCCAAAATGTCCTATGTTGCTCTTTTTTTGAGTAATCTGAAGTAAATGTTTCGTTCTAATTATGAATTCCTGAATTTAAtccatctattttattttttcagaaTTTGATCCCCAAAACTGTAGAATTAGTTTAGCTATCCATAAACGCACGATCTCCTTGAACTAATGATTTTTACTAATTCTTTGCATATAAATCTGAATTTCATAGCAACTAAGAAGGACTAAGTTTTCAGTTTTCATAGAgggaaaattcataattaaactcCGGTTTGAGATGAGAAACCATTTATACAACTATTACTGCATGTTATAGCTGGGTTTTCAAATTGCTTGGCCTTATATCACCATAGTTTATTTTCTTGTAGATATGTGAATGGATGAGATTGCAGAAAGATATCAAGCTCTTACCAGGTGACTACGCCATTCACTTGGACTTAATTGCGAAAAATCGTGGTTTAGATAGCGCGGAGAAATTCTTCGAAGATCTTCCAGACAAGATGAGAGACCAAGCCACATATACAGCTCTGCTCCACACGTATGTCCAGAATAAGTTATCGGGTAAAGCCGAAGCTTTAATGAAGAAAATGTCTGATTGTGGTTTCGCAAAGTATCCGCTTCCGTACAACCACATGCTCTCTTTATACATCTCAGAAGGAAAACTAGAAAAGGTCCCTGAAATAGTGAAGGAACTAAAGAAAAATGCTTCACCAGATATCTTTACTTATAATTTATTGTTATCCGTTTGTGCTTCCCAAAATGACATCGAAGCTGCCGGGAAAATCTTTGTCGAGCTAAAGGAGGCGAAAATCGAGCCTGACTGGGTAACATTTAGTGCGTTGACCAATCTTTATATCAGAGGAAAGCAATTTGACAAGGCAATGTGTACTTTGAAGGAAATGGAGAAGATGGCAACTCGGGAAAATCGAGTTGTTTATCCCTCCCTTATCAGTTTGTACACAAACATGGGGGATAAAGATGGGGTTCATCGAATCTGGAAGAAGATGAAATCGTGTTTCCGTAAAATGAGCAATGCGGAATACACGTGTGCGATATCGTCACTTGCGAAACTCGGGGAATTTGGAGAAGCTGAGAAACTGTATAATGAACGGGAGTCTGTTTCCGGAAGCGGCGATGCTAGAGTTCCAAACATAATCCTTGCAGCTTACATAAACGGAGACCGAATCAAAATGGCTGAAAACTTTTATCGGCAGATTGCACAGAAGGGTAGTTCCCTGTGTTATACCGCTTGGGAACTTCTTACTCGGGGCTATTTCAAGAAACAAGAAATGGGGAAGGTATTGTATTGTTTTAAGCAAGGTGTTAGCAATGTGAAAAAATGGAATCCGAATGACAAATTGGTCGGCGAAGTGTTGAAGCAGCTTGAAGAGCTCGGCGATACTGAAGGGTTGGAGAAATTGTTGGTGATTCTTCGAAATGCTGGGCGTCTGAGTACTATGGTAAATAATTCGCTTCTTCGAGGATATGCAAATGCTGGTAAAATGCCGCTTGTAGTTGCTGAACGAATGGAGAAAGATAGTGTGCCAATGGATGAGGAAACGCATGAACTATTAAGATTAACAAGCAAAATGCGCTTGTGAAGTTTCAAGCAATTTTTCACGAGTGTTCTCGGGCAGATTAAGATAATTTATTTTgcgatttattttcaatttttatctcCGTTTTACCGTTAATGTTCTGAGTTACCCCTTCAACGATATCGTCTCCAAAGATTAAATTTGCATTCAACATTTAGGAGTGGAATGCGCCTTATCATTACAATTAACACTTAATTGCCTACTTTCACTCCTACCATAAGTAGGGTTGCCTTGTGATTTGAACCCACGAAATTGGTTTTTGTAATTATAGTTTACTACGATAATTTTATCGAAAAATTGGTAGtttaaaattgagtaatttgatattttttgattgaattttattttgatcaGTTTAGATTTGAtgtgttaaaaaaacatatttattaaattttatgtgattttttttttgttaatatgtTAGTCATACTcatacaataaataaaaataagatttttatCCATGTGCTTAAATCTATTTAGGGTTAAATCCAAATATAAACTGGTGGAAAAAACTTATTGATACAATACTATGGGGATTCAATTAAATGTTTTGAAGTTAAGGACTGGTTTTAAAATTAAAGCTATAGTTTGAGGAAGTCTAATGAAATTAACCCAATAAAAAGTCAAAGAAAGTCAAAAGAGATATTTTTAGGTTATAAAATAAGCAACAAAGCAGGAGATTTCCTCCCTTAAGGATTAATGATTTGTAGTATTGAATATTTTCTCGATACTGGAAAATACGGTCATATTTTTTTTTTGCCTCCCTCTTTCAGTGGACAATGGAAGCAACTCTTCTCGGCTCTCATCGGTCAAACCCTAGCCTCTTATCAACGAAACCGCTTAAAATTCCAGGTTATTCTTCCCCCTGTTTGGTTCCTTAGAAAATCTAGAAGTAAAAGGAGTGTATGTTTAATAAAGAAGCGTTGAGCACCGGTTCGATTTTTTGAGAGTTTACATCAGTTTTCAGCATATGCGTATGATTTTTGAAGTGATTTTATTTACAGGTTATTGAAAATTGGGCTTTACTTCGAAAAGACTTAGTTAAACATGCGGTTTTTGGTTAATTGGAGCTAGTTATTCGTGGCTATGAATTTAATTCGTAATTGCGGTTTTGGTTGGAAATGCTTTGAATTCGTAATTTAACCATGTTTCACTTTCGGAACTTAATTTAGCTTGGAATATTTCAAACATGGGGAGAAATAGGTGATGTTAGAAGCTGAATGAATAAAAGCTATAATACAATTTTGGTGGAAAGGATAGAAACTTGTCAGGCATACTCGGACATTTTACGTAAAATTTTCTACCTTTAAATTGGTTATACTTCTCTCTAGCTGAAATGAGCTATTGGGAAAGATACAATGTTGACTTCTATGATGGAATAATGATGTGTACTGAATATTTTACTGTGACTTGGTATGCAGATGGACATGTGGCTCGTGACCTACGGTTTTATCATCCACTTTGTGCCAAAGCCCACCGGACTCTCAAGATGAAATTGGTGAACTCAAGTAGAAGTCATTTCGTGCTGCCAAATCGATGGTTCCAGTCAAGAGCAAGACGCGAATGGTCTAGCAATTCGTCTGATCAGCTTCGAAGTGACTATATAAATGTCAAATCATCATCTTCAGAGTCTCTAAACCTGGAAGCTGTTCCTTCAAGTTCGGATGATGGGGCTGATATTTCCGATTACAATGTTGTTAATAACATTGAGACTTCACATATTAGaccaaaatattttagaaataggTTTCTAAATTTTGTACGGTTGAGTTCTGTCCTGAATAATGCTGCGGAATCATTCTTTAAGAGTGAGATTCGGAGGAGGCTGTTTGTGACAGCTGTACTTCTTGTAATTAGTCGTATTGGATATTTCATCCCTCTACCTGGCTTTGATAGAAGGTTGATACCGCAGGACTATCTTAGCTTTGCCTCTGGGTCTGTTGGTAAGTTCTGTAATCTAGAAGAAAAACTTGCacccttttcctttccttttaagCTATATGGAGTTTTATCTGCTTTTTTGGTTAGTgttgttaattaatttgtctataACAAATGCCTggccttttatttttcttttggtagATGACCTGGGTGATTTTTCTGCGGAGCTTAAACTGTCCTTTTTTCAGCTTGGTATCAGCCCTCAGATAATTGCATCTATAATTATGCAGGTTTGTAACTTTTCTTTGGCCATATATGATTTCTTTTCTTGCATGATTGTGTATActtaaatttctttcttttttcttttaatttcatgctATGACATCTATTTGCCATCCTCATTTTTATATGTCAAAGTGGAGATGGATAGATGTTGAGGATGCTTGCTATGTTCTTGCAAGACGGAATTattatacaaatgaccaaaagcTATTTCCTTTAGTATGAATCTCTTATGACAAGCCTAGTTTTCTTTGGCCCGTGTTCTAGAGTTAATGGTACATTAGGATTCTGGAGTcgctttttttttttagttggaAAATTACTAATTTGTGATCAGATAAATGATGGGACTAGGAATTCCTTCAAATTATGCAGTGTTGCTCTATGATCTATTTAGGAATGGTTGTAAATTTCTTGTTTGTTAGTCCTGGTAACCATCTTCTATGATCTCAATAGACATATTTGTTAACTTATCatcaaaaaggggaaaaaaagggCATGCTTTTCCTTGCCAAGAGAAAGATACCCCATAGAATTCTGCTTTTGGCctaagtttcttttatttttatgggTTCTTTTGTTTGGTGCATTCTCATGTGCGTTCTCTTGCACCGGTTGAAAACAGGTACTCTGTCATGTTGTTCCATCCTTAGTGAAGTTGAGGAAGGAGGGGCTGGATGGTCACGAGAAGATTAAGAGTTATATGTGTGTCTAGTTTTTCATCTCAAGTAGTGAGAAGAGCCCTTGCTATATGTATAGTTCTTGATAATATTAATTGGACGTTTACAAAGCatgttattttttctttctattgCAGATGGTGGATTTCACTTGGCTTTGCAATAGTAGAAGCTGTTATAGTTGCTTGTTATTCtcttcaatattcaatttatGCAGCCAGTTACAGGTACTTTAGTAATGTAAACATGAAAGCAATAATTTCTGATGCTAAGAAATTGGTATGATATGAAACATATTCAGCCTTTTCCTGGaatgaaattacaaataatttttcTCCAGTGTCCATCCATTTCCTCCTTCTATATGCTATATTTGAGCTTTTATCTGTAAACTAAAGTCTATGGTTTTTGTAGGGTCAAGCATGTGATGGTGACTGCTTTTCTTTTGGTTTGTGGTGCAATGACTATGACATGGATCTGTGATACAATATCAGAATCTGGATTTGGTATCTTTCTTATCACATTTACTCCTTATTTGTTATTCATTCCAATTGTTACAGacaagttttttaattttatgataataagaACAACTGACCAAATAAATATACTGCTAGTAGTTTTTTCTCTAGAATTTATAGTAACTCTGGAAATAGAGCTTGAAGCAAAAACTTTTAATTGATGTAGGAGACCTTACCTGGGATTGGAGGAATTGATGGGAAATAATGATAATCTTCTCATGTATTCACCTTGAGATAGGGAAATATGCTGCTGTCCAAGATTATAGACGTTTTTAGAAAAATGAGTTTTAGGAGTTGTAGAATACAAGAATTGTAGAATACAAGAAATTCATTAAAAGTTTTAGCTTCTTATGGTCTTGAAGTCAGCCTTTTGGCTTGTCCAAAGTTGaggaaaattatagaaaattggcGTGCCTATATATACACTCTGTTTTCTTACATTTTGAAAGtgatgaaattgcataatttCTTTGATGTGCGAGTGTTGGTAGCCTTCTTAATCCATTGTCGTGTGTTTCAGGTCAAGGTTCGTCTCTAATTATATGTGTTGGAATATTAACCGGATACACTGATACACTGTACAAGATGTTGACTCAGCTCTCAGGTATGTCTTATGCGCTGACTGAGGTCTTAGTGCTGTTTAGGTTGGGTGGAGATTTTGTCAGAATTATAATTATTCAGTACCAAAATCTGTCAAGTTTTAAAACTAAGAAATGATTACAGGATTTCTCTTTTCCATGCAAAATTCTTAGTAGTATTAACTTAAAACACCAAGCGATTATTTATTAACAAAATTGAGCCCGTACCAAAATTTGATTTCAGTGTAAAGAGTACATTCTGTAGCTATTTTCATGAAAGCAATCATATATGTGGTTATTGCTCGTACATTCTGTAGCTATTTTCAGGTAAGGAAAGTGTTGCAAAAATAGTACCTGTACATCAATCTTTTAGTGATTATTGCTCTAGTCCAATGTAGGAACTGCAACGATATTTGCTTTTCCGTAGATGTGGATATCAACAGAGCATGTACATTCAGAATATCTTGAAACTATTCTGTGTTTTCTGTATTTTTTTAAGCTGCATCACTATTGGTTACTTACTTCCCCAGGAAGTGCTGTGGGTTGGTGGCCATACATGCTTGCTGTACTGGGTGTTTTCACTGTAGTCACAATGTGGGCTGTTGTTATTACTGAGGGTTGCAGGAAAATAAAGCTGCAGTACTATGGATTTAAACTGGCATCTGCTGCAAGGTAAAGTCAATGCTACTTGCCTAGATATTAGATGCATTCTGTGGAGGGAATAGGCTTTGGTTTCAATCGTTCTCAGTTCAGCATTGATATTATATTTTCTGGCTATTCTGAGCAGCGGGCAATAACTAATTTTATGAGAACTAGGACTGTAGTTGAACTCATTTAAGGATATTCTAACTTTCTCTGTTTGTATATTAACTTATGATAATTGGTCATAGGATCTTTCTCAATGTcactttttcttaattttgtGGCTTGGAC
It encodes the following:
- the LOC107930437 gene encoding pentatricopeptide repeat-containing protein At4g02820, mitochondrial, translated to MPYGFNKNTMLMRYVRSPLIASRFFSTAALVEKAVPNNEVAPKSGGGGRRNTLGRRLIGLVYPKHSAVATIQKWKEEGRTVRKYELNRVVRELRKLKRYKHALEICEWMRLQKDIKLLPGDYAIHLDLIAKNRGLDSAEKFFEDLPDKMRDQATYTALLHTYVQNKLSGKAEALMKKMSDCGFAKYPLPYNHMLSLYISEGKLEKVPEIVKELKKNASPDIFTYNLLLSVCASQNDIEAAGKIFVELKEAKIEPDWVTFSALTNLYIRGKQFDKAMCTLKEMEKMATRENRVVYPSLISLYTNMGDKDGVHRIWKKMKSCFRKMSNAEYTCAISSLAKLGEFGEAEKLYNERESVSGSGDARVPNIILAAYINGDRIKMAENFYRQIAQKGSSLCYTAWELLTRGYFKKQEMGKVLYCFKQGVSNVKKWNPNDKLVGEVLKQLEELGDTEGLEKLLVILRNAGRLSTMVNNSLLRGYANAGKMPLVVAERMEKDSVPMDEETHELLRLTSKMRL
- the LOC107930410 gene encoding preprotein translocase subunit SCY2, chloroplastic, giving the protein MEATLLGSHRSNPSLLSTKPLKIPDGHVARDLRFYHPLCAKAHRTLKMKLVNSSRSHFVLPNRWFQSRARREWSSNSSDQLRSDYINVKSSSSESLNLEAVPSSSDDGADISDYNVVNNIETSHIRPKYFRNRFLNFVRLSSVLNNAAESFFKSEIRRRLFVTAVLLVISRIGYFIPLPGFDRRLIPQDYLSFASGSVDDLGDFSAELKLSFFQLGISPQIIASIIMQVLCHVVPSLVKLRKEGLDGHEKIKSYIWWISLGFAIVEAVIVACYSLQYSIYAASYRVKHVMVTAFLLVCGAMTMTWICDTISESGFGQGSSLIICVGILTGYTDTLYKMLTQLSGSAVGWWPYMLAVLGVFTVVTMWAVVITEGCRKIKLQYYGFKLASAAREDSPITEVEPYIPFNINPSGMQPVLTTTYLLAFPSIVASILGSPFWEHVKEILNPSTSVGAEPWVYYSIYAFFVFLFNIFDIANLPKEIADYLNKMGARIPNIKPGKATIEYLTKIQASTRFWGGLLLSILATTSTILDHYLRHINEGFAIGFTSILIIVGSIIELRRSYQAYNVMPSLSKALRRYGV